In Bacteroides cellulosilyticus, the genomic stretch CCTGGGTGGACGTGACGCTACGTGGATTGCTATTGGTGCATCTATTTTTGCATCAAACATTGGTTCGGAACACTTGATCGGACTGGCTGGTGCCGGAGCATCCAGTGGTATGGCTATGGCACACTGGGAAATCCAGGGATGGATGATTCTTATTTTGGGATGGGTATTCGTACCGTTCTATTCAAGAAGTATGGTATATACGATGCCGGAATTTCTGGAACGTCGTTATAACCCGCAATCCCGTACTATATTGTCTGTAATCTCCTTGATCAGTTATGTACTGACTAAGGTAGCGGTTACGGTATATGCCGGTGGTCTGGTATTCCAACAGGTATTCGGCATTGAAGAACTCTGGGGAATCGATTTCTTCTGGATTGCAGCTATCGGTCTGGTTTTGATCACTGCATTATATACGATCTTCGGTGGTATGAAGTCAGTACTTTATACTTCTGTATTGCAGACACCGATTTTATTGTTAGGTTCACTGATTATCCTTGTACTCGGTTTCAGAGAACTGGGTGGATGGGACGAAATGATGAGAATTTGTGGTGCGGTAACTGTTAATGATCAGGGCAACACCATGACGGAATTAATTCGTAGCAATAGTGACCCGAACTTCCCTTGGTTGGGAGCATTAATCGGATCAGCTATCATCGGTTTCTGGTACTGGTGTACTGACCAGTTCATCGTACAACGCGTTCTTTCAGGTAAGAACCAGAAAGAAGCACGCCGCGGTACTATCTTCGGAGCTTATCTGAAATTGTTACCTGTATTCTTGTTCTTGATTCCTGGTATGATTGCTTTTGCACTTCATCAGAAATACCTCGGTGCAGGCGGTGAAGGTTTCTTGCCGATGTTGGCTAATGGCAGCGCCAATGCCGATGCAGCTTTCCCGACACTGGTAGCCAAGTTGTTGCCGGCTGGTGTGAAAGGTCTGGTGGTTTGCGGTATCCTAGCAGCTTTGATGAGTTCGTTGGCATCTTTGTTCAACTCATCTGCCATGCTGTTTACAATTGATTTCTACAAACGCTTCAAACCGAAAACTTCTGAAAAGAAACTGGTAGTTATCGGTCAGATGGCAACTGTAGTGATTGTAATTCTGGGTATTTTGTGGATACCTATCATGCGTAGCGTAGGCGATGTACTTTATACTTATTTGCAAGACGTACAGTCTGTATTGGCACCAGGTATCGCCGCAGCCTTCCTG encodes the following:
- a CDS encoding sodium:solute symporter, producing MEALDWIVIGVFALALIGIIVWVVKQKQNDSADYFLGGRDATWIAIGASIFASNIGSEHLIGLAGAGASSGMAMAHWEIQGWMILILGWVFVPFYSRSMVYTMPEFLERRYNPQSRTILSVISLISYVLTKVAVTVYAGGLVFQQVFGIEELWGIDFFWIAAIGLVLITALYTIFGGMKSVLYTSVLQTPILLLGSLIILVLGFRELGGWDEMMRICGAVTVNDQGNTMTELIRSNSDPNFPWLGALIGSAIIGFWYWCTDQFIVQRVLSGKNQKEARRGTIFGAYLKLLPVFLFLIPGMIAFALHQKYLGAGGEGFLPMLANGSANADAAFPTLVAKLLPAGVKGLVVCGILAALMSSLASLFNSSAMLFTIDFYKRFKPKTSEKKLVVIGQMATVVIVILGILWIPIMRSVGDVLYTYLQDVQSVLAPGIAAAFLLGICWKRTSAQGGMWGLIAGMVIGLTRLGAKVYYSNAGDVAGGTFKYLFYDMNWLFFCGWMFLFCIIVVIVVSLATKAPSEEKIQGLVFGTSTPAQLAETRASWNHWDIIHTVIILGITAAFYIYFW